Part of the Crossiella cryophila genome, TGCTCGACGCCGCCGAGCAGGGCGACCAGGCGTTGCACCAGGTGCCGGGCCGACACGTGGCCTTCGCCGACGGCGGCGTAGAGGGAGCTGACGTCGAGGTAGCGGAGTTCGCGGGCCAGCGCGGTGACCGAGTCGGCCGAGACCAGGCGCTGCATGGGCAGGCCGACCCGGCGGACCTCCTTGGCGATCTGGTCCTTACCGGCCTCGATCGCCTCTTCGCGGCGTTCCTTGGCGAACCACTGCTTGATCTTGGTCTTGGCCCGTGGGCTGGCCGCGAACTGCAGCCAGTCGCGGCTGGGTCCGGCGCCTTCGGCCTTGGAGGTGAAGATCTCCACGACCTCGCCGTTCTCCAGCTTGCGCTCGAGGGCGACGAGGCGGCCGTTGACCCTGGCGCCGATGCAGCGGTGGCCGACCTCGGTGTGCACGGCGTAGGCGAAGTCGACGGGGGTGGAGCCTGCGGGCAGGGTGACCACATCGCCCTTGGGCGTGAAGACGAAGATCTCCTTGACCGCGAGGTCGTAGCGCAGCGACTCCAGGAACTCACCGGGGTCGGCGGCCTCCCGCTGCCAGTCCAGGAGCTGGCGCATCCAGGCCATGTCGTCGACCTCGACGCCCTTGTGGGTGCCCCTGGTCTCCTTGTACCGCCAGTGCGCGGCGATGCCGTACTCGGCGGTGCGGTGCATCTCGTAGGTGCGGATCTGCACTTCGAGGGGCTTGCCGTCGGGGCCGATCACGGTGGTGTGCAAGGACTGGTAGACGCCGAAGCGGGGCTGGGCGACGTAGTCCTTGAACCGGCCGGGCATGGGCTGCCAGAGCGCGTGCACCACGCCCATCGCGGCGTAGCAGTCGCGTACCTCGTCGACCAGGATGCGCACGCCGACCAGGTCGTGGATGTCGTCGAAGTCGCGGCCGCGGACGATCATCTTCTGGTGGATGGAGTAGTAGTGCTTGGGGCGGCCTTCCACCCTGGCCAGGATGCGCGCGGCCTCCAGGTGACCGGAGAGTTCGTCGGTGACCTTGCGCAGGTGCTTGTCCCGGCTGGGCGCGCGGTTGGCGACCAGGCGGACGATCTCGTCGTACTTCTTGGGCTGCAGGATCGCGAAGGCGAGGTCCTCCAGCTCCCACTTGACCGTGGCCATGCCCAGGCGGTGCGCCAGCGGGGCGAGCACCTCCAGGGTCTCCCTGGCCTTGCGGGCCTGCTTCTCCGGGGCCAGGAAGCGCATGGTGCGCATGTTGTGCAGCCGGTCGGCCAGTTTGATGACCAGCACGCGCGGGTCGCGGGCCATCGCGATGACCATCTTGCGGATGGTCTCGGCCTCGGCGGCGGCGCCCAGTTTGACCTTGTCCAGCTTGGTGACGCCGTCGACCAGGTGCGCGACCTCGGTGCCGAACTCCTCGCTGAGGGCTTCCAGGGAGTAGTCGGTGTCCTCGACGGTGTCGTGCAGCAGCGCGGCGACCAGGGTGATGGTGTCCATGCCCAGCTCGGCCAGGATGGTGGCCACGGCGAGCGGGTGGGTGATGTAGGGGTCCCCGGACTTGCGGCGCTGGTGCCGGTGCTTGTCCTCGGCGACGTCGTAGGCGCTCTGCAGCAGCGCCAGGTCGGCCTTGGGGTGCAGTTCGCGGTGCACGGCGGCCAGTGGTTCCAGGACCTGCTTGACCGGGGCGGCGCGCTGCGCGGTGATCCGCCGGGCCAGCCGTGCGCGCACCCTGCGGGTGGCTGAGGGCGGCGGCGCTGGGAGCGCCGGCTGCGCCGCTACGGAGGCTTCGACGTCTTGACTCAAGTGCACGCTCCCGGATTGCCTCGGGTGCCGGGGCCACCGACCCCGGTAACCGAGGATAACGCCACACCTCGGGCGGAACGCGCAGGTGTTCGACGAACGTGAAGAGTCACACGATGAACTGCGTCCGGGTTACCGTCGGACCGATCATTTTTCGCCGTGCGTGCCGTCCCGGTCACCGAGCGTGTTCGCCGGTGACCGGGACTGGGCTGTCAGTGCGAGCCGAGTACGTCCACCACGTGGACGAGGGTGTCGGTCTGGCCGGCGGCGGGCGGTACGACCAGGAGCACCCGGCTGCCGACCCGGACGCCGGCGAGTCCGGCGATCAGTCCGTCGCCCGCCTTGCCGGGGCGGAGGGTGAAGGCGGCGGGTTTGGCCTTGCCCCAGGAGGAGTCGGTGACCGCGCCGGTCCGCCACACCACGGTGGTGTGCTGGACGATCGCGGTCTGCCCCGGCCACACCCGGCTGCCGCGCCCCTCGACCAGGGTGCGGGACTCGGGCCAGCGCGGCGGTGCGACCGCGGGGACGGTGATGGCGGGCTGGCGGCCGTCGACGCGTTCGACCGCGGGCAGCCGCCGGGTGTCGTAGGGACGGCCGGGTTCGCCGACCGCGGAGGCGGCGGGCTGGTAGGTGCCGTAGACGTCGACGACGAAGACCAGGGTGTCGTCCTTGAGGATGCCCGCCTCGGGGATGCCGCCGCGCGGGCCGTAGCCCCAGTCCGGCGGCACGGTCAGCACCACCCGGCTGCCCGCGCGCACGCCCAGCAGGCCCTGGTCCCAGCCCTTGATCAGCTTGCCGACGCCGAGGGGCACGTCGAAGGGCGCTGCGCCGTCGTAGGAGTGCTCGACGAGTTTGTTGTTGCGCCACACCTTGAGGAAGTAGTGCGCGAACAGGATCTCGCCGCGCTGGGTGGCCGGGCCGCGGCCGGGGATGGCGGTGCGGATGTCCAGGGTCGCCGTCGGGGTGACGGCCGAGGGGATCTCCAGGATCGGTTCGTGGCCGAAGGCCCCGGCCACGATCGGGCGGCCGTGGCCGGGCGCGGCGACCGCGGTGGCGGCGCCCAGGCCCAGCGCGGTGCCTGCGGTGAGCAGCAGCGCGAGGGCTCTGCGGGTCAGTGTGTGCGTCACAGGGCACCGTAACCAGCGGTGGAACGCGGTCGACACCACCGAAGAGAGCAGCCCCGCCGGGCACGGGGCTCGACGGGGCTGCTCGGCGGCGGGCAGTCGCCGGGTGGCGGGCGGCGACTGCCCGCGGGCCGGTGGGTCAGCGACGGCAGATGTCCGATCCCAGGGTCAGGCCGGCGCCGTCCTGGCACCAGCCGGCCGGGGCGGGCGCGGTGCACGGACCGGGGCCCTTGCACCAGCCGCTCTCGGCGGCCTTGCCCTCGGTCGCGCCGACGACGAGCAGTAAGCCGGTCGCGGCGACAGCGGCGGTGAACACGCTGGCGACTCGACGGATGACAGTTGAGGTCATGGTTGATCCCCCGTTGGTGTGGTGGCCGGGCGGTGGCGGCTCGGCTCGGTGTGCCACAGGTCACTAGGTTAGCCCGATCGAGCGACTGGGGGATTGTCTTTAGGTGCACAAGAACGCGCCGGGAGTTGTCTCCCGGCGCGTTCGTGATCTGGCTGAGTTCAGACCGTGCGCAGTGCTGTGACCTGGTAACCCTCGAGTTCGGCCCGGCCGTTGAGGGCGGCGATCTCCAGCACCACCACGACGCCGGCGACCACTCCCCCGGCCTGCTCGACGAGCTCGCAGGCCGCGGCGGCGGTGCCGCCGGTGGCCAGGACGTCGTCGATGACGGCGACGCGCTGGCCGGGCTGGATGGCGCCGACGGCGATCTCCAGTTCGGCGGTGCCGTATTCCAGGGCGTAGCTGACCTTGGCGGCGACGGCGGGCAGTTTGCCGGCCTTGCGTACCGGCACCATGCCGACGCCGCAGCCGTAGGCGACCGGGGCGGCCAGCAGGAAGCCGCGGGCCTCGATCCCGGCGACCACGTCGGCGGCCGGGCAGGCCGCGGCCACGCCGTAGACCAGCGCGCCGAGTGCCTTGGCATCCGACAGCACCGGGGTCAGGTCGCGGAAGAGCACGCCGGGTTCGGGGAAGTCGGGCACGTCCCGGATCAGGTCGAGGGCGGCTTCCAGGTCACCGGCGAGGGTGACCTGTTTGACCACGGCCTGCTGGGCGGCGGCCATGGCCTCGCCGACGCCGCTGACGGCGGCGGCGAGGTCCGGCTGCTGCTGGGTTTCCCCGGTCACCGGCCGCGCTTGCCGGTCGGGCGGGCCCGCCGGGCGGCGTCGGTGGCCTTGGCGGTGCGGCCGGGCACGCTGGCCGCGGCGCTGATGGCCTGCTCGCGGCGGAACTCCGCGTCCAGGCTGTCCTCGTCGGTGGGCTCGAAGTGCTCACCGGCCGCGGCGGCCTCGGCCTTGCGGGCCAGGTTGGCCCGGCGCTGGGCGACCCGCTGGGCCTGCTGCTGGTACTTCGGCTCGGTCATCTTCAACGTCACCACCAGCGGCGAGGCCAGGAAGATCGAGGAGAAGACACCGGAGATCATGCCGGTCATCTGCACCAGCGCGAGGTCCTTGAGCGTGCCGACGCCGAGCACGCCGACGCCGATGGCCAGCAGCGCGAACACCGGCAGCACCGCGATCAGCGAGGTGTTGAGCGAACGCACCAGGGTCTGGTTGACCGCCAGGTTGGTCGCCTCGCCGTAGGTGCGGCGGGTCAGGCCGAGCAGGCCGCGGGTGTTCTCCTTGACCTTGTCGAACACCACCACGGTGTCGTACAGCGAGAAGCCGAGGATGGTCAGCAGACCGATCACGGTGGCCGGGGTGACCTCGAAGCCGACGATGGAGTACACGCCGGCGGTGACGATGAGGTCGAAGGCCAGCGCGGCCAGCGCGCCGACGGCCATCCACTTCTCGAAGTAGAAGATCAGGAACACCGTGACCAGCACCAGGAACACGATCAGCGCGATGATCGCCTGGTTGGTGATCTCACCGCCCCATGATCCGGACACCGCGCTGTCGCTGATCACCGTCGGCACGCTCAGCCCGTTGGCGTCCTTGGGCTTGAGCTGGTTGAACAGCGCGTCGCGCAGCTTGGTGACCTGCTCGGAGGACAGTGCCTCGGAGCGGATCTGGATGGTCTGGCTGGTGCCGGTGCCCGCGGTCTGCACCGAGGCGGCTTCCTTGCCGACCGACTGCTGGTAGATGTCCTTGACCTGCTGATCGGTGATCGGCGGGCCGGTGACGCTGCTGGTCGGCATGGACAGCTTGGTGCCGCCCTTGAAGTCGATGCCCAGCTCGAAGCCCCGGAACAGCATGGAGCCCAGGCAGATCAGGAACAGGATCGTGGTGGCGACGTACCAGATCTTGCGCTTGCCGACGATGTCCAGCGCGCCGTTGCCCAGGTAGAGCCGGGTGAAGAAGCCTTCCCTCTTCTTGGGCCGCTGGGTGGTCTCCAGGCCGGGGGCCACCACGGCTCCAGTCTCGTTGTCAGCCATCTCAGGCCTCCTTCACGGCAGTGGTGGCGGCCGGGGCGGCCTTGCGGTAGGTCGCGTTGAACCGCTGCGCCTCGCCGAGACCGGACAGGCCGGGGCGGGAGAGGAACTTGGAGTTGGAGGCCAGCGAGACCAGCGGGTGGGTCACCAGGAACACGATCACCAGGTCGAGCACGGTGGACATGCCCAGGGTGAAGGCGAAGCCCTTCACCTGGCCGACGGCCAGGATGTAGAGCACCGCGGCGGCCAGGAAGCTGACCGCGTCGGCGGAGAGGATGGTGCGCCGGGCGCGGACCCAGGAGCGCGGCACCGCGGAGCGGAAGCTGCGGCCCTCGCGCACCTCGTCCTTGAGTCTCTCGAAGAAGACGATGAAGGAGTCGGCGGTGATGCCGATGGCGATGATGAACCCGGCCACGCCGGCCAGGTCGAGGGTGAAGCCGACCCAGCGGCCAAGCAGCACCAGTACCGCGAAGACCACCAGACCGGTCAGGACCAGCGACAACGCGGTGAGGATGCCCAGCGCCCGGTAGTAGAACAGGCAGTAGAGCAGCACCAGCCCGAGCCCGATGAGACCGGCGATGAGGCCGGCCTGCAGCGAGGCGAAGCCGAGGGTGGCGGAGACGGTCTCGAACTCCGACTGCTCGAAGTTGAGCGGCAGTGAGCCGTACTTGAGCGCGTTGGCCAGCTGCTGGGCCTCGTTCTGGGTGAACTGGCCGGTGATCTGGGTGCTGCCGCCGACGATGGCCTCGTTGAT contains:
- the secF gene encoding protein translocase subunit SecF; the protein is MADNETGAVVAPGLETTQRPKKREGFFTRLYLGNGALDIVGKRKIWYVATTILFLICLGSMLFRGFELGIDFKGGTKLSMPTSSVTGPPITDQQVKDIYQQSVGKEAASVQTAGTGTSQTIQIRSEALSSEQVTKLRDALFNQLKPKDANGLSVPTVISDSAVSGSWGGEITNQAIIALIVFLVLVTVFLIFYFEKWMAVGALAALAFDLIVTAGVYSIVGFEVTPATVIGLLTILGFSLYDTVVVFDKVKENTRGLLGLTRRTYGEATNLAVNQTLVRSLNTSLIAVLPVFALLAIGVGVLGVGTLKDLALVQMTGMISGVFSSIFLASPLVVTLKMTEPKYQQQAQRVAQRRANLARKAEAAAAGEHFEPTDEDSLDAEFRREQAISAAASVPGRTAKATDAARRARPTGKRGR
- a CDS encoding FKBP-type peptidyl-prolyl cis-trans isomerase, with product MTHTLTRRALALLLTAGTALGLGAATAVAAPGHGRPIVAGAFGHEPILEIPSAVTPTATLDIRTAIPGRGPATQRGEILFAHYFLKVWRNNKLVEHSYDGAAPFDVPLGVGKLIKGWDQGLLGVRAGSRVVLTVPPDWGYGPRGGIPEAGILKDDTLVFVVDVYGTYQPAASAVGEPGRPYDTRRLPAVERVDGRQPAITVPAVAPPRWPESRTLVEGRGSRVWPGQTAIVQHTTVVWRTGAVTDSSWGKAKPAAFTLRPGKAGDGLIAGLAGVRVGSRVLLVVPPAAGQTDTLVHVVDVLGSH
- a CDS encoding adenine phosphoribosyltransferase, which gives rise to MAAAQQAVVKQVTLAGDLEAALDLIRDVPDFPEPGVLFRDLTPVLSDAKALGALVYGVAAACPAADVVAGIEARGFLLAAPVAYGCGVGMVPVRKAGKLPAVAAKVSYALEYGTAELEIAVGAIQPGQRVAVIDDVLATGGTAAAACELVEQAGGVVAGVVVVLEIAALNGRAELEGYQVTALRTV
- a CDS encoding RelA/SpoT family protein, with the protein product MSQDVEASVAAQPALPAPPPSATRRVRARLARRITAQRAAPVKQVLEPLAAVHRELHPKADLALLQSAYDVAEDKHRHQRRKSGDPYITHPLAVATILAELGMDTITLVAALLHDTVEDTDYSLEALSEEFGTEVAHLVDGVTKLDKVKLGAAAEAETIRKMVIAMARDPRVLVIKLADRLHNMRTMRFLAPEKQARKARETLEVLAPLAHRLGMATVKWELEDLAFAILQPKKYDEIVRLVANRAPSRDKHLRKVTDELSGHLEAARILARVEGRPKHYYSIHQKMIVRGRDFDDIHDLVGVRILVDEVRDCYAAMGVVHALWQPMPGRFKDYVAQPRFGVYQSLHTTVIGPDGKPLEVQIRTYEMHRTAEYGIAAHWRYKETRGTHKGVEVDDMAWMRQLLDWQREAADPGEFLESLRYDLAVKEIFVFTPKGDVVTLPAGSTPVDFAYAVHTEVGHRCIGARVNGRLVALERKLENGEVVEIFTSKAEGAGPSRDWLQFAASPRAKTKIKQWFAKERREEAIEAGKDQIAKEVRRVGLPMQRLVSADSVTALARELRYLDVSSLYAAVGEGHVSARHLVQRLVALLGGVEHAEEELADRATPSTVQRRRGVDAGVVVKGTSDVWVKLARCCTPVPGDEILGFVTRGGGVSVHRTDCTNSEELQASPERLLEVEWAPSASSVFLVAIQVEALDRHRLLSDITKVLADERVNILSASVTTSRDRVAVSRFAFEMGDPKHLGHVLKAVRNVEGVYDVYRVTSAS